Below is a window of Cryobacterium sp. PAMC25264 DNA.
CCGACCCCGCCTGCACCGAACCCGCCCGCTCGGCCACGGCCGGGGCGGCCACCTCGACGGTGCCGAGCACGCATCCCACCGCCACGAGGGCCATCAGCACCAGGGCGAAGCCGGGTTGCCGCAGCGGACGCAGGGCCGGCGGCGCCGGGGTGCGGCGGGCGCCGCGCTGCCGGGAGGCGCTGCCACCGGTCATGCCGAGGGTGCCGAGCACCGCGATACCGCCCGTCGCCAGCAGCGCCGTCGCGGGGCTGGTCAGCGCGATGATCGCCGCGGCGATCAACGGCCCGGTGGTGAACAGCACCTCTTCGCACACGGCGTCGATGCTGTACGCGCGGGTGCGCTGCGGGCCCGAAGCGGTGAGAGACCCCCGGATCACCCGCATGGCGGCGCCGAGCGGAGGCGGGAAGAGGCCGGTGATGGCGGCGATGCCGACCACGAGCCCGACGGGTATGTCGGGCCGGGTCGTCGCCCACGCCACGCCGCCGAGGCCGAGCGCGAACAGGATGCTCATGGCGCCCAGCGCCACGCGTTGGCCGACCCGGTCGACGATCCGCGCGCGGTAGGGCGAGGCGATCACGTTGGCCAGCCCGAACGCCCCCGTGGCGGCGCCGGCCGCGGCGAAGGATCCGGTGCTGGTCTGCACGCTGTAAAGCAGGGCGAGCGTCACCATGGCGAATGACAGCCGCCCCAGGAGGGCGGGTAGGAAGACCCGGAGAGCTCCCGGTGTGCGGAGCGCCTGCAGGTAGCCGGCGATCACTCCGCGCCGGGATCGGAGGAGAGCGGGGCTTGAGCGGCCGGCGCGTCGGAGGCCGGGGCTTCAGAGGCCGGGGGCACGGGGCTGAGGGTCGCAGGGGTGAGGGGCGCGCGGCTGAGGGTCGCAGGGGTGAGGGGCGCGGGGCTGACGGGCGCAGGGGTGAGGGGCGCGGAGACAGGGGTCTCGGTGGCCGGGGTCGCGGGGCTCGGGGCCGCGAGGGCCGGGGCGACCGGGAAGAGGGCCACCATGGCGGCCACGCGCACGGCACCGGGAGTGCCGGCGGCCACGGCCTCGTCGTGGAGGAGCCGGCCCAGTTCACGCCCGAGGTCGCGCACCCGCTGCCACGCCTCGGCGGGCAGCGAAACCTCGGCGTCGGTGAAGACGATCGGCGCCCCCGGTTCGTAGCGGGCACTGCGCTGCACCAGCTCGGCCGCCATGGCCGACATCAACGCCCGGTGTTCGTCCGCGTCCCCGCTGGCGAGGGCCTCGCCCGACGCCGGATCGTGCCGGTAGCGCTTGGCGACACCGCCACGCACCCGGGCCTCCTCGACCAGCTGCACGAGACCCGCCTGGGCCAACCGGCGCAGGTGGTAGCTCACGTTCGCCTGGCTCTCGCCGAGAACCCGGGCGGCCTCGGCGGCGCTCAGGCTCTCGGCCGTGAGCAGGGAGAGCAGTTTGAGCCGGAGAGGATGGGCCACCACACGCAGGCCCTCGAGGTCGTGGGGAGTGGGCATGGGTCCAGGCTAGACATCCGTTCACCCACTGTCAAACATCTCTTTGAGGGTCTGTGCCGGGGCAACTGGTGCCGCACCGGACAAATGGTCCCGGCGCACCGGGTGCATTTGTCCGCTGCGGGTGCACTTGAGTGCGGGCCAGCGCGCCGGTGAGGCAACGCAGGGCCTCAGAGCAGACCCGTCAGCGCCGCCCACTGCAGCAGGATGACGGTCTTGCCGTCGACGATGCGGCCGTCGGCAACCATAAGCAGAGCGTCGTCGGTCGGGATCTCGAGCACCTCGATGTCCTCGCCCTCCTCGGCCAGGCCACCGCCCGGAGCAACCCGATCGGCGGGCGCGTAGGCGGCCACGTAGAAGTGCACCCGCTCGGTGACGGACCCGGGGCTCATATAGAGGTCGAAGACGTGCCGCAGCTCCCCCACGTCGACGCCGAGCTCCTCGCCCGTCTCGCGGCGGATCGCCACCTCGGGGGCCTCGTCGTCAAGCAGCCCGGCGGCGGTCTCGATGAGCATGCCGTCGGGGTGCCCGTTGGCGTAGGCGGGGTAGCGGAACTGGCGCGTGAGCAACACCGTGCGGCGCACCGGGTCGTAGAGCAGGATGGTCGCTCCGTTGCCGCGGTCATAGGTCTCGCGCTGCTCCCGCACCACGCGGCCGTCGCGGCGCCGGTAGTCGAACGTGGTGCGACGCAGCACGTGCCAACCGTCGCTGGTCACCTCGACCTGGCCCACCGTGACGTCCGGATTGCCGTGCGGCCCGGTCGCGGCCAGGTGCAGCCCGGTGCGGCCGCGGCCGTCGGGCCGGTCCATGCCGGGCCGGCCGGTGGGGGTGCTGCCGACTGCGGCGGTCACGACTGCGGCAGGGGCGCACCGACGCCGGGCACCTCGTCCAGGCTCGTGTACACGGGGATGCCCAGGCGGCGGGCGATGACCACATCCTGGTCGGCCCCCTGGGACTCGCCGGGGAGCCTCAGCACGCCGTCGCACCGCTCGAGCAGGCGCTCGGCGGTGGGGTACATGACGTCGGCGGCCAACGGATGCGCGACATCCGTCACCCCGGCGCTGGCGAGCACGGGCAGCGCCACCCACTCGCCGATCATCGGCAGGTGGCCGGCGCGGAAGATCGGCCAGGCCGCCTCCTCGAGCCGGTCAAGGTTCTGGCGGAGCAGCACGGGGTCGTCGCCCGTGCCCGAGCGGTACGGGCCGGCGATCAGGATCATCAGGGATGCGGCCATATCCGCTAGAGTAATACAACGTGCATAAACATGCACAACTCGGAAGGAACGCGCAATGCTGGCAGCGGAACGACAGGCCCTCCTCCTCGCTCGACTGGCCCGCGACGGCAAGGTGGTGGCCAAGGAGATCGCGGCCGAACTGGGCCTGTCCGACGACAGCGTGCGCCGCGACCTGCGCGAACTCGCGGCCGCTGGCCTCTGCCAGCGCGTCTACGGCGGGGCGCTGCCCGTGTCGGCGGCCCTCGCGCAGTACGCGGACCGCACCCTCGTGCAGCCAGCCAGCAAGGACCGGATCGCCACACGCGCGGCCCAACTGATCACTCCGGGCAGCACCGTCATCCTCGACGGCGGCACGACAACCCTCGCCGTGGTGCGCGCGCTCCCCGCCGAGCTGGTCTGCACCGTCATCACCCACAGCCCCACCATTGCCGCCGCCCTGGTGCCGCACGCGGGCGTGGAGGTCTACCTGATCGGCGGGCGCCTGTTCAAGCACTCGGCGGTCGCCTGCGGAGCCGCCGCGGTCGAGGCCGCCCAGGCGGTGTCGGCCGACCTCTTCCTCCTCGGCGTGACGGGCGTGCACGCCACCGCGGGGCTCACCACCGGAGACGTGGAGGAAGCCGCGATGAAGCGCGCGCTTGCCGGGCGGGCCGCCGACACCTATGTGCTGGCGAGCGCGGAGAAGGTCGGCGCAGCCTCCCCCTACCGGGTGCTGCCGCTCGGCGACGTCGCGGGCATCGTCACCGACACCGCCGCGGACCACCCGGCGCTGGTCGACCTGCGCGACGCCGGCGTCGCCATCCTGGCTGCCTGACTGCCTGCCCTGTTCCCGCGCGCTGTTCCCGCCCGTTCCACGCCCCCGCGCGGCACAACTATGCCCGAAACGGACATTTGCACCCGGTAGGCGGGGTGCAATTGTCCGCTTTGGGCGCAGTTACGGCACCTGGGACGGGGCGGGCCGCTATGGCGGCTACTCGCGCAGGCCGAAGCGGGCGTGGATGGGCGCGGTCCAGCGCGGCGCCCACCAGAGGATGCGCTCGAGCGAGGTCATCACCGCCGGCACCAGCACGATGCGCACCAGCGTCGCATCCAGCAGCACCGCCACCGCCAGGGCCGTGCCGATCTGCTTCATCTGCATGAGCTCGCCCGTGGCGAAGCCCGCGAAGACCAGCACGATGATCAGCGCCGCCGAAGTGATGATGCGCCCCGAACTCTGCAGTCCGGTCTCGATCGCCCTCCGGGTGCTCTCGCCCCTGTCGTGGTGTTCCTTGATCCGGGCCAGCAGGAACATCTCGTAGTCCATCGCCAGTCCGAACCCGAAGGTGAGCACGAGGGTGAGCACGAGCGCGTCGACTCCGGAGATGGTGTCGGGGTCGAAATTCAGCACCCCCGACAGGTTGCCCTCCTGGAACCCCCAGACCAGCACCCCGGCCGCAGCCCCCAACGAGATGGCGCTGATCACCAGGGCGGTCAGCGGGATGACGGCCGACCCGGTCATGAGGAACAGCAAGACGAAGGTGGCCACGGCGATGATGAGCACCGCCAAGGGCGCTCCCTGCGCGAGGGAATCGAGGTAGTCGACGGCCTGCGCTTCGACCCCGCCGACCCAATTCTCGAAGTCCGGCCGGTCACCCCGGATCTCCCGCACCACCTCGGCGCCCTGATGGGTCTCTACCTCGACCCGGGACACCCAGTAGCCGTTCTGGTCGACCGGCGGCGAGACATCCGTCACCCCGGGCAGAGCGGCGACGTCGTCGGCCCACCCGACCGCGGCCGCCTGGTCGGTGCGCGACACCAGGTGCACCCGCGGCGCGGTGGCGAGCGGGAACTCCTCGGAAAGCGTGGTGAGGAAGTCGTATTGGGTGGACGACGGCGGGATGGCGTCGTCGGCACTGTTCGACACCGTCATCGACAGCACCGGGCTGCCGAGCAACAGCAGCACGGCGGAGGCGGCCAGCGCGATCAGCACCGGGGCCCGCTGCACGCCGCGGGCCAGCCGGGAGAACACGCCGTCCTCGGGGGCGATGTCGCCGAACCGGGTGAGCCAGCGGCCCAGGCCCGGGATGCGGGTGAGCAGGCCGGGTTGCAACAAACGGTCGCCCAGGTAGCCGAGCAGGGCCGGCACCAGAACCAGAGCGGTGAGGATGG
It encodes the following:
- a CDS encoding MFS transporter, encoding MIAGYLQALRTPGALRVFLPALLGRLSFAMVTLALLYSVQTSTGSFAAAGAATGAFGLANVIASPYRARIVDRVGQRVALGAMSILFALGLGGVAWATTRPDIPVGLVVGIAAITGLFPPPLGAAMRVIRGSLTASGPQRTRAYSIDAVCEEVLFTTGPLIAAAIIALTSPATALLATGGIAVLGTLGMTGGSASRQRGARRTPAPPALRPLRQPGFALVLMALVAVGCVLGTVEVAAPAVAERAGSVQAGSVQVGWVQVDSVQVGWVQVDSVQVAGMLLAAFAAGSAIGGLLYGQRVWRASLGVRLLVTGTTISVLCAALALVSGLLAFAAVLALVGFFLAPALIAGYLTADELTAVEVRTEASSWINTAVNACAAGAAIAVGAVVDVADPQLGFLVAAVIALALLLVAAPRLARGAGRTRPPDRTAREAARSSDPH
- a CDS encoding helix-turn-helix domain-containing protein; amino-acid sequence: MPTPHDLEGLRVVAHPLRLKLLSLLTAESLSAAEAARVLGESQANVSYHLRRLAQAGLVQLVEEARVRGGVAKRYRHDPASGEALASGDADEHRALMSAMAAELVQRSARYEPGAPIVFTDAEVSLPAEAWQRVRDLGRELGRLLHDEAVAAGTPGAVRVAAMVALFPVAPALAAPSPATPATETPVSAPLTPAPVSPAPLTPATLSRAPLTPATLSPVPPASEAPASDAPAAQAPLSSDPGAE
- a CDS encoding NUDIX domain-containing protein translates to MDRPDGRGRTGLHLAATGPHGNPDVTVGQVEVTSDGWHVLRRTTFDYRRRDGRVVREQRETYDRGNGATILLYDPVRRTVLLTRQFRYPAYANGHPDGMLIETAAGLLDDEAPEVAIRRETGEELGVDVGELRHVFDLYMSPGSVTERVHFYVAAYAPADRVAPGGGLAEEGEDIEVLEIPTDDALLMVADGRIVDGKTVILLQWAALTGLL
- a CDS encoding DUF4406 domain-containing protein, yielding MAASLMILIAGPYRSGTGDDPVLLRQNLDRLEEAAWPIFRAGHLPMIGEWVALPVLASAGVTDVAHPLAADVMYPTAERLLERCDGVLRLPGESQGADQDVVIARRLGIPVYTSLDEVPGVGAPLPQS
- a CDS encoding DeoR/GlpR family DNA-binding transcription regulator, which produces MLAAERQALLLARLARDGKVVAKEIAAELGLSDDSVRRDLRELAAAGLCQRVYGGALPVSAALAQYADRTLVQPASKDRIATRAAQLITPGSTVILDGGTTTLAVVRALPAELVCTVITHSPTIAAALVPHAGVEVYLIGGRLFKHSAVACGAAAVEAAQAVSADLFLLGVTGVHATAGLTTGDVEEAAMKRALAGRAADTYVLASAEKVGAASPYRVLPLGDVAGIVTDTAADHPALVDLRDAGVAILAA
- a CDS encoding MMPL family transporter — its product is MLRKWGVSVARHRLISVLCWAVALAACAATALFGVTGDSLFQRLSSAGPSVQGEAQDAADRLAGPSGQQTESLSLLVHPTDLSSPDLAAILDSATLRLQQVDGVTQVINPLAIPPLPDGTPNPAAAPLLSADGEGLLFTAEMESTNGTVSDALLTSVEQRLDVAADEVSQLDPNAQVEVGGAPLVVESLVAVAESDLQKGELIALPIALLVMLVIFGGFLAAGIPLVGAIASIIGALGMLYAFTFVMDIGITVMNVITVIGLGLSIDYGLLMVSRFREEFRARVGGEGPGAPAGRPGPPVAEATELATGELLTLTHHRHSRHELMLQAVGGTVNTAGRTVLYSGLTFAIATAGLLVFEPSIIRAIAIGAICVVLIAILTALVLVPALLGYLGDRLLQPGLLTRIPGLGRWLTRFGDIAPEDGVFSRLARGVQRAPVLIALAASAVLLLLGSPVLSMTVSNSADDAIPPSSTQYDFLTTLSEEFPLATAPRVHLVSRTDQAAAVGWADDVAALPGVTDVSPPVDQNGYWVSRVEVETHQGAEVVREIRGDRPDFENWVGGVEAQAVDYLDSLAQGAPLAVLIIAVATFVLLFLMTGSAVIPLTALVISAISLGAAAGVLVWGFQEGNLSGVLNFDPDTISGVDALVLTLVLTFGFGLAMDYEMFLLARIKEHHDRGESTRRAIETGLQSSGRIITSAALIIVLVFAGFATGELMQMKQIGTALAVAVLLDATLVRIVLVPAVMTSLERILWWAPRWTAPIHARFGLRE